From Cygnus atratus isolate AKBS03 ecotype Queensland, Australia chromosome 1, CAtr_DNAZoo_HiC_assembly, whole genome shotgun sequence, the proteins below share one genomic window:
- the TOB2 gene encoding protein Tob2: MHLEIKVALNFIISYLYNKLPRRRADLFGEELERLLKKKYEGHWYPEKPLKGSGYRCVHIGETVDPVVELAAKRSGLAVEDVRANVPEELSVWIDPFEVSYQIGEKGSVKVLYLDDSEGCQAAELDKEIKSSFNPDAQVFVPIGSQDNSLSNSPSPSFGQSPSPTFIPRSAQPITFTTATFAATKFGSTKMKKGGGAGGGGGGAGAAPQPRMVRSPTTNLLKHKGLSLSMHSLNFVGSAGSQAPQSQLSPNAKEFVYSGGSPGAGGLFFDGAAGESQASSVPPASQFGAGTGGTFDMAQVFGGSTNSLFLEKSPFVEGLSYNLNAMQYPSQSFQPVVLAN, from the coding sequence ATGCATCTGGAGATTAAAGTTGCTCTTAACTTCATCATCTCATACCTGTACAACAAGCTGCCTCGGAGGCGGGCGGACCTGTTCGGTGAGGAGCTAGAGCGcctgctgaagaagaaatatgagGGTCACTGGTACCCGGAGAAGCCTCTGAAGGGATCGGGCTACCGCTGCGTCCACATCGGGGAGACGGTGGACCCGGTGGTGGAGCTGGCGGCCAAGCGCAGCGGGCTGGCGGTGGAGGATGTGCGCGCCAACGTGCCGGAGGAGCTGAGCGTCTGGATCGATCCTTTCGAGGTGTCCTACCAGATCGGCGAGAAGGGCTCCGTCAAGGTCCTCTACCTGGACGACAGCGAGGGCTGCCAAGCCGCGGAGCTGGACAAAGAAATCAAGAGCAGCTTCAACCCCGACGCCCAGGTGTTCGTCCCCATCGGCAGCCAGGACAACTCGCTGTCCAACTCGCCGTCCCCCTCCTTCGGCCAGTCGCCCAGCCCCACCTTCATCCCGCGCTCTGCCCAGCCCATCACCTTCACCACTGCCACGTTCGCCGCCACCAAGTTCGGCTCGACCAAGATGAAGAAGGGCGGAGGAGCCGGAGGagggggcggcggagcgggggcCGCGCCGCAGCCAAGGATGGTCCGGTCTCCCACCACCAACCTGCTGAAGCACAAGGGCCTCTCCCTGTCCATGCACTCTCTGAACTTCGTCGGGAGCGCTGGGAGCCAAGCCCCGCAGTCGCAGCTCTCCCCCAACGCCAAGGAGTTCGTTTACAGCGGCGGCTCGCCGGGAGCCGGCGGCCTCTTCTTCGACGGCGCTGCCGGCGAGAGCCAGGCCAGCAGCGTCCCGCCGGCCTCGCAGTTCGGCGCCGGCACGGGCGGCACCTTCGACATGGCTCAGGTCTTCGGTGGCAGCACCAACAGCCTCTTCTTGGAGAAGTCTCCCTTCGTGGAAGGACTCAGCTACAACCTGAACGCCATGCAGTACCCCAGCCAGTCTTTCCAGCCCGTCGTCCTGGCCAACTGA